In Hoplias malabaricus isolate fHopMal1 chromosome 6, fHopMal1.hap1, whole genome shotgun sequence, a single window of DNA contains:
- the LOC136699868 gene encoding gap junction beta-4 protein-like has translation MNWAFLQGLVSGVNKYSTAFGRIWLSVVFIFRLMVLLVAAEKVWGDEQKDFDCNTREPGCHNVCYDHFFPVSHSRLWALQLIFVTCPSLLVVLHVAYREDRERKHQLKYGADCPHLYQDANKKQGGLWWTYLFSLVFKLSVDAIFIFLVFYIYEANFFPLLVRCNVPPCPQTTDCYIGRPTEKRIFTVFLVVVSLVCIFLTLCEMLYLICKRCRECALSHKVRKPECQIQSISSLAKKHNQDNMQEKDLLDKANGHSLTEDISAPAYSLAFS, from the coding sequence atgaacTGGGCTTTCCTTCAGGGTCTTGTCAGCGGTGTCAACAAATATTCAACAGCTTTTGGACGCATCTGGCTGTCGGTTGTCTTCATCTTCCGTCTGATGGTGCTGCTAGTGGCAGCAGAAAAGGTGTGGGGTGATGAACAGAAGGATTTTGACTGCAACACCAGGGAGCCTGGCTGCCACAATGTCTGCTATGATCATTTTTTCCCTGTGTCCCACTCTCGGCTGTGGGCTCTCCAGCTCATATTCGTCACCTGCCCCTCTCTCTTGGTGGTCCTGCATGTGGCATATagggaagacagagagaggaaacaccAGCTGAAATATGGTGCGGACTGCCCTCACCTCTACCAAGACGCCAATAAGAAACAAGGAGGACTTTGGTGGACATATCTCTTCAGCCTTGTATTCAAGTTGTCTGTGGATGCCATATTCATCTTCCTTGTCTTCTACATCTATGAGGCAAATTTCTTTCCTCTGCTGGTCAGATGTAATGTGCCCCCCTGCCCACAGACGACAGACTGCTACATTGGTCGGCCAACCGAGAAGCGCATCTTCACTGTCTTCCTGGTGGTAGTCAGCTTGGTCTGCATCTTCCTGACCCTTTGTGAGATGCTGTACCTCATCTGTAAGCGCTGCCGCGAATGTGCTCTCTCACACAAGGTCAGGAAACCAGAGTGCCAGATCCAAAGTATCTCTTCTCTGGCCAAAAAACATAACCAGGATAACATGCAGGAGAAGGATCTGCTGGACAAAGCTAATGGTCATTCTCTGACTGAGGATATCAGTGCTCCTGCTTATAGCTTGGCCTTCTCCTGA